The following are encoded in a window of Thamnophis elegans isolate rThaEle1 chromosome 14, rThaEle1.pri, whole genome shotgun sequence genomic DNA:
- the PDCD5 gene encoding programmed cell death protein 5 yields MADEELEALRKQRMAELQAKHGDPSSEIAQQESKQREAEMRNNILAQVLDQAARARLSNLALVKPEKAKAVENYLIQMARFGQLGGKVSEQGLIEILEKVSQQMDKKTTVKFNRRKVLDSDEED; encoded by the exons ATGGCGGACGAGGAGCTGGAGGCGCTGCGCAAGCAGAGGATGGCCGAGCTGCAGGCCAAGCATGGG GATCCTTCTAGTGAAATTGCACAACAAGAATCAAAACAAAG GGAAGCTGAAATGCGAAATAATATTTTGGCTCAGGTTTTGGATCAAGCAGCACGTGCCAGAT TAAGCAATTTAGCACTTGTAAAGCCAGAAAAGGCAAAGGCGGTTGAAAATTACCTTATACAGATGGCAAGATTTGGACAGCTAGGTGGAAAA GTATCAGAACAAGGATTGATAGAAATACTTGAAAAAGTGAGTCAGCAAATGGACAAAAAAACAACAGTAAAG TTCAATAGAAGAAAAGTGTTGGATTCTGATGAGGAAGATTAA